Proteins from one Podospora pseudocomata strain CBS 415.72m chromosome 4, whole genome shotgun sequence genomic window:
- the PCL1 gene encoding PHO85 cyclin-1 (EggNog:ENOG503NYEI; COG:D), translating to MESIPSRYLGTAELNAAALETFIYKRVDKEMIRYLANAASGVITCDPTMMVPPVQETRTRYPSPPRTPPPRAVRSEDSTLPTLEEFITQLVITSNVQVPTLMSTLVYLNRLRSRLQPMAKGLRCTTHRIFLAALILAAKYLNDSSPKNKHWASYSYITTQVYNFGFSRTEVNLMEKQLLFLLDWDLRITEEDLYRELDHFLAPIKYDIEARHAREVRHAAKREMERQRRMEIEEEEEEWIRVARETSIAVSAEQVYAATPSSRGSSRSRGYSREPSPPGLYSSGSSYAGSVSSSRATTPEGDDDEEEHDLGVPRGGEPYIYSGQQDGLYGSEVEVLPCVPEKDAMYTVHSHQQYTRKVAAKKLLPYEVPSSGHHVVGEGRVKKGGMKQMFGRMFNGVSVR from the coding sequence ATGGAGTCGATACCATCAAGGTACCTCGGCACTGCTGAGCTcaacgccgccgccctcgagaCCTTTATCTACAAGAGAGTCGACAAGGAAATGATCAGGTACCTCGCCAACGCCGCTTCCGGCGTCATCACGTGCGACCCAACCATGATGGTACCACCCGTCCAAGAAACCAGAACCAGatacccctccccacccaggacaccaccgccaagaGCGGTCCGCAGCGAAGACAGCACCTTGCCCACCCTGGAGGAGTTCATCACCCAGCTCGTCATCACCTCCAACGTCCAGGTGCCGACCCTCATGTCCACCCTCGTCTACCTCAACCGGCTCCGGTCCCGGCTCCAACCCATGGCCAAGGGACTCCGCTGCACCACTCACCGCATCTTCCTAGCTGCTCTCATCCTCGCGGCCAAGTACCTCAACGACAGCTCCCCCAAGAACAAGCACTGGGCTAGCTACAgctacatcaccacccaggtGTACAACTTTGGCTTTTCGAGAACCGAGGTCAACCTGATGGAGAAGCAGCTCTTGTTTTTGCTCGATTGGGATTTGAGGATCACCGAGGAGGATTTGTACAGGGAATTAGACCACTTCCTTGCGCCGATCAAGTATGACATTGAGGCCCGCCACGCGAGGGAGGTGCGCCACGCTgcgaagagggagatggagaggcagaggaggatggagattgaggaagaggaagaggagtgGATCCGGGTTGCGAGGGAGACGTCGATTGCCGTTTCTGCCGAGCAGGTTTATGCTGCTACTCCTTCGAGCAGGGGGAgttcgaggtcgagggggtATTCGAGGGAGCCGTCGCCTCCGGGGTTGTACTCGTCGGGCTCGTCGTATGCTGGTAGTGTGAGCTCTTCGAGGGCGACTACGCccgagggtgatgatgatgaggaggagcatgaTTTGGGTGTgccgaggggaggggagccgTACATTTACTCGGGACAGCAGGATGGGTTGTATGGttccgaggtggaggttttgCCTTGCGTGCCGGAGAAGGATGCGATGTATACTGTCCACTCGCACCAGCAGTATACACGCAAGGTCGCAGCGAAGAAGCTGTTGCCGTATGAGGTTCCGAGCTCGGGTCATCatgtggttggggaggggagggtgaagaagggggggatgaagCAGATGTTTGGGAGGATGTTTAATGGGGTTAGTGTGCGATGA